From Gemmatimonadaceae bacterium, a single genomic window includes:
- a CDS encoding zinc ribbon domain-containing protein translates to MPTYEYQCRACRSTFSVRESISQHGHADVTCPKCRSQDVELRMSEFYAKTPRKS, encoded by the coding sequence ATGCCAACGTACGAATATCAATGCCGCGCGTGCCGATCGACGTTCTCGGTGCGCGAGTCGATTTCGCAGCATGGCCACGCCGACGTCACGTGTCCCAAGTGCCGATCGCAGGACGTGGAGCTGCGGATGAGCGAGTTCTACGCCAAGACGCCACGCAAATCGTGA
- a CDS encoding gamma-glutamyl-gamma-aminobutyrate hydrolase family protein, which produces MVARATHIASSISSRMSRSDPAASIIAAIAVPAGMARIAISATARTDDHRRRVRLNAAYVDAIERAGAVPLVVPPLASIAHAAAVIDVCDGLVLTGGEDIDPDRYGSARDATVEDTNPERDATEIALVEAARLNLCPTFAICRGLQLLNVALGGSLVQDIPSQRPGSLNHDPSGPRTARVHEVDIEAGSALACTLGSTRLRVNSFHHQAADRVAEGLRATAWAPDGIIEGLEWRGSDGWWAVAVQWHPEELVIGPEPAPDANLFTEFVRRAAASRPDSRRASFPPDA; this is translated from the coding sequence TTGGTCGCGCGCGCAACCCATATCGCATCTTCTATATCCTCACGCATGTCACGATCCGATCCGGCCGCCTCCATCATCGCCGCCATCGCCGTCCCCGCTGGAATGGCGCGCATCGCGATCTCGGCTACCGCGCGCACCGATGATCACCGACGACGCGTTCGGCTCAACGCGGCGTACGTCGACGCCATCGAGCGAGCAGGAGCGGTGCCATTGGTCGTGCCGCCGCTCGCCAGCATCGCCCACGCCGCTGCAGTCATTGACGTCTGCGACGGACTCGTGCTCACGGGCGGCGAAGACATCGATCCGGATCGTTACGGCTCGGCGCGCGACGCCACGGTCGAAGACACGAATCCCGAGCGCGATGCCACCGAGATCGCTCTGGTCGAGGCCGCACGGCTTAACCTGTGCCCAACATTTGCCATTTGCCGTGGCCTGCAATTGCTCAATGTCGCGCTCGGCGGCTCGCTCGTGCAGGACATCCCGAGTCAACGCCCCGGCTCGCTGAATCACGACCCGTCCGGCCCACGAACAGCGCGCGTGCACGAAGTTGACATCGAAGCCGGATCAGCGCTTGCCTGTACGCTTGGCTCTACCCGGCTGCGCGTGAACTCGTTCCACCATCAGGCAGCGGACCGGGTCGCCGAGGGACTGCGCGCGACGGCATGGGCGCCGGACGGGATCATCGAAGGCCTGGAGTGGCGCGGGTCTGACGGCTGGTGGGCGGTCGCCGTGCAGTGGCATCCGGAGGAATTGGTCATCGGTCCGGAGCCCGCACCGGATGCGAACCTGTTTACGGAGTTCGTGCGCCGAGCAGCCGCGTCCAGACCGGATTCCCGCCGCGCGAGTTTTCCGCCAGACGCCTAA
- a CDS encoding glycosyltransferase family 2 protein, producing the protein MLYICIPAFDEAPTIGLLLWRIRKVLEEHPREYELIVLDDGSTDATADTLKPYADVLPLTILRNDQCRGYASALDTLARTAAKRTRYPRRDAAIFMQGDFTDQPEHLPELIKRFEGGADVVIAEQPPSPRVPVAVRRLRLLAPWVVRPFLKVAGVTDPFGTFRLFRISVLRDVIRDAGDAPIVQWSGWAANVELLVKTTRLARRVETVTLDARYDLRPRASRVRPLAAALDLYRFGWASRRRRATSPST; encoded by the coding sequence ATGCTCTACATCTGCATCCCGGCGTTCGACGAAGCGCCCACCATTGGCTTGCTGCTCTGGCGCATCCGCAAGGTGCTGGAGGAGCATCCGCGCGAATACGAATTGATCGTGCTCGACGATGGCAGCACCGACGCCACCGCCGACACGCTCAAACCGTATGCCGACGTGTTGCCGCTCACGATCCTTCGGAATGATCAGTGTCGCGGCTACGCGAGTGCGCTCGACACGTTAGCCCGCACGGCCGCCAAGCGGACGCGGTATCCACGCCGTGACGCCGCCATCTTCATGCAAGGCGACTTCACCGACCAACCGGAGCACCTGCCGGAGCTGATCAAGCGCTTCGAGGGCGGAGCCGATGTGGTCATCGCGGAGCAGCCGCCATCGCCGCGCGTCCCCGTGGCAGTGCGCCGCCTGCGGCTCCTCGCGCCGTGGGTCGTTCGGCCGTTCCTCAAGGTGGCCGGAGTCACCGATCCATTCGGCACGTTTCGTCTGTTCCGCATCTCGGTCCTGCGCGATGTCATTCGCGACGCCGGGGATGCGCCGATCGTGCAGTGGAGCGGTTGGGCGGCCAACGTCGAACTGTTAGTCAAGACGACCCGCCTGGCGCGTCGCGTGGAAACCGTCACGCTGGATGCGCGATACGATCTGCGACCACGCGCGTCGCGCGTTCGGCCGCTCGCGGCGGCGTTGGACCTCTACCGCTTCGGTTGGGCAAGTCGGCGCCGTCGCGCGACGAGCCCGTCGACATGA
- a CDS encoding DUF3108 domain-containing protein, whose translation MTMRAVRLPRRTATIGAALGACALIAAAAAAQPTSPAATQPAPSAARSDSTPRPFGVGEKLTYSVAVGGAKVGSGDMHIVGIDTVDGHPTYHSLFTVDGGFLMFKVHDVLESWFDTATLSSRRFVQKIHEVNYEKQRSYQIWPEKSQMQQQGYPVMPSVPNPLDDGSFLYFVRTLPLEVGKTYTFNRYFRPEKNPVIVKVLRKERVTVPAGTFDAIVIQPIIKSQGLFSEGGEAQIWLSDDPRHIVVQMKAKVPVLRTLDLYLQSYQPPITETAEDR comes from the coding sequence ATGACAATGCGGGCCGTGCGACTCCCGCGCCGCACCGCGACGATCGGTGCGGCACTCGGCGCTTGCGCCTTGATCGCCGCGGCGGCGGCGGCGCAGCCGACGTCGCCCGCCGCGACGCAACCGGCGCCATCCGCGGCGCGCAGCGACTCCACACCGCGTCCATTCGGCGTCGGCGAAAAATTGACGTACTCGGTGGCCGTTGGCGGAGCAAAAGTCGGCAGCGGCGACATGCACATCGTCGGCATCGACACCGTGGACGGACATCCGACCTATCACTCGCTGTTCACCGTCGATGGCGGCTTCCTGATGTTCAAGGTGCACGACGTGCTCGAAAGCTGGTTCGATACCGCGACTCTCTCGTCGCGCCGATTCGTCCAGAAAATTCACGAAGTGAATTACGAAAAGCAGCGGAGCTACCAGATCTGGCCCGAAAAGTCCCAGATGCAGCAACAGGGCTATCCGGTGATGCCGAGCGTTCCGAATCCGTTGGATGACGGGTCGTTCCTTTACTTTGTGCGTACGCTGCCGCTCGAGGTTGGAAAGACGTACACGTTCAACCGCTATTTCCGCCCCGAGAAGAACCCGGTGATCGTGAAGGTGCTGCGGAAGGAGCGCGTCACGGTACCGGCCGGCACCTTCGACGCAATCGTCATCCAACCGATCATCAAGTCGCAGGGATTGTTCTCCGAGGGCGGCGAAGCCCAGATCTGGCTGAGCGACGATCCGCGGCACATTGTTGTGCAGATGAAAGCCAAAGTGCCCGTGTTGAGAACCCTCGATCTGTACCTGCAATCGTACCAGCCGCCGATCACGGAGACCGCGGAGGACCGGTGA